From Falco cherrug isolate bFalChe1 chromosome 4, bFalChe1.pri, whole genome shotgun sequence, one genomic window encodes:
- the LOC102057249 gene encoding protein adenylyltransferase SelO isoform X1: protein MWWPPWLAAWLAWVCGAGAGRTAPLCASGGLCPAALGPNASQPGPGRCPPRRGATQLCAWALSSGSLLDPFPIDVIQENYVRNVRNCIFSIVYPTPFKSRVRLVAVSKEVLEDILDLDISIKGTSDFLHFVSGGKVVLGSVPLAHRYGGHQFGSWAGQLGDGRAHLIGVYTNRHGERWELQLKGSGKTPYSRNGDGRAVLRSSVREFLCSEAMHYLGIPTSRAASLVVSDDDVWRDQFYNGNIKKERGAIVLRLAKSWFRIGSLEILAHSGELDLLRRLLDFIIQEHFPSIAMNDSNRYLEFFSTVVSETANLIALWMSVGFAHGVCNTDNFSLLSITIDYGPFGFMDSYDPNFVPNTSDDESRYKIGNQANVGLFNLSKLLQALKPLLDPRQKQLASQILEGYGEHYYTRFTELFKTKLGLLGENKDDNYLIAFLLKLMEDTKADFTMTFRQLSEITEDQLKELHIPEEFWALQDLGKHKFFSEWVTMYLLRLSHNKGDSDTKRRTRMTTVNPRYILRNWMAESAVKKANLNDFSEVHLLQKTLQHPFRRQQAAETAGYSLRPPAWAKDLKVSCSS from the exons ATGTGGTGGCCCCCCTGGCTGGCCGCCTGGCTGGCCTGGGTCtgtggggccggggccgggcgcaCCGCGCCGCTCTGCGCCTCGGGCGGGCTCTGCCCGGCCGCGCTGGGCCCGAACGCCTCgcagccggggccgggccgctgcccgccgcgccgcggggccACCCAGCTCTGCGCCTGGGCCCTCTCCTCCGGCAGCCTCCTGG ATCCTTTTCCAATTGATGTGATCCAGGAAAATTATGTCCGTAATgtgagaaactgcattttttcaatTGTCTATCCTACACCTTTTAAATCTAGAGTTCGTCTTGTAGCTGTTTCAAAG GAAGTTCTTGAAGATATTTTGGATCTTGATATATCTATCAAAGGAACAtctgattttcttcactttgtCAGTGGTGGGAAAGTGGTACTTGGGTCTGTTCCATTGGCCCATAGGTATGGTGGTCATCAG tTCGGTAGCTGGGCAGGTCAGCTGGGTGATGGAAGAGCCCACTTGATTGGAGTATATACAAACAg GCATGGCGAGAGGTGGGAATTGCAGTTAAAAGGCTCGGGAAAGACCCCATATTCCAG GAATGGCGATGGAAGAGCTGTGCTTCGCTCTTCTGTGAGAGAGTTTTTGTGTAGCGAGGCCATGCACTATCTTGGAATTCCTACAAGCAGAGCTGctag CTTAGTTGTAAGTGATGATGATGTGTGGAGAGACCAGTTCTATAATGGAaatattaagaaagaaagag GTGCAATAGTGCTACGTCTTGCCAAATCGTGGTTTCGTATAGGATCCTTAGAAATTTTAGCTCATTCTGGGGAACTGGACTTACTCAG AAGATTGCTAGACTTTATCATCCAGGAACATTTTCCATCAATAGCCATGAATGATTCAAATAGATATCTG GAATTTTTCTCTACAGTCGTATCGGAGACTGCAAATCTGATTGCATTGTGGATGTCTGTGGGGTTTGCACATG GTGTGTGCAATACAGATAACTTTAGTTTATTATCCATAACAATAGATTATGGTCCATTTGGATTTATGGACTCCTATGACCCAA attttgttccaaacacatctgATGATGAAAGTAGGTATAAAATAGGAAACCAGGCAAATGTTGGGCTGTTTAATCTGAGCAAGCTGTTACAAGCTCTAAAACCTTTACTGGATCCCAGACAAAAGCAGCT aGCTTCCCAGATTTTGGAGGGGTATGGTGAGCACTATTACACCCG tttcacagaactattcaaaacaaaattggGCCTTCTTGGGGAGAATAAGGATGATAACTATTTGATTGCTTTCCTCCTAAAA CTTATGGAAGATACAAAGGCTGATTTTACAATGACATTTCGACAGCTCAGTGAAATTACTGAAGACCAGCTAAAGGAGCTCCATATTCCTGAG GAATTCTGGGCCCTCCAGGATCTTGGTAAACACAAGTTCTTTTCAGAATGGGTTACTATGTACCTCTTGCGATTAAGTCA TAACAAGGGTGATTCAGACACCAAGAGAAGAACAAGAATGACAA CTGTTAATCCTAGATACATACTTAGGAATTGGATGGCAGAATCAGCAGTGAAAAAAGCTAATCTGAATGATTTCTCAgag GTTCATCTCCTACAGAAGACTTTACAACATCCCTTTcggaggcagcaggctgcagagacAGCAGGCTACTCCCTGCGCCCCCCAGCTTGGGCTAAGGATCTTAAAGTAAGCTGTTCATCCTGA
- the LOC102057249 gene encoding protein adenylyltransferase SelO isoform X4, with the protein MWWPPWLAAWLAWVCGAGAGRTAPLCASGGLCPAALGPNASQPGPGRCPPRRGATQLCAWALSSGSLLDPFPIDVIQENYVRNVRNCIFSIVYPTPFKSRVRLVAVSKEVLEDILDLDISIKGTSDFLHFVSGGKVVLGSVPLAHRYGGHQFGSWAGQLGDGRAHLIGVYTNRHGERWELQLKGSGKTPYSRNGDGRAVLRSSVREFLCSEAMHYLGIPTSRAASLVVSDDDVWRDQFYNGNIKKERGAIVLRLAKSWFRIGSLEILAHSGELDLLRRLLDFIIQEHFPSIAMNDSNRYLEFFSTVVSETANLIALWMSVGFAHGVCNTDNFSLLSITIDYGPFGFMDSYDPNFVPNTSDDESRYKIGNQANVGLFNLSKLLQALKPLLDPRQKQLASQILEGYGEHYYTRFTELFKTKLGLLGENKDDNYLIAFLLKLMEDTKADFTMTFRQLSEITEDQLKELHIPEL; encoded by the exons ATGTGGTGGCCCCCCTGGCTGGCCGCCTGGCTGGCCTGGGTCtgtggggccggggccgggcgcaCCGCGCCGCTCTGCGCCTCGGGCGGGCTCTGCCCGGCCGCGCTGGGCCCGAACGCCTCgcagccggggccgggccgctgcccgccgcgccgcggggccACCCAGCTCTGCGCCTGGGCCCTCTCCTCCGGCAGCCTCCTGG ATCCTTTTCCAATTGATGTGATCCAGGAAAATTATGTCCGTAATgtgagaaactgcattttttcaatTGTCTATCCTACACCTTTTAAATCTAGAGTTCGTCTTGTAGCTGTTTCAAAG GAAGTTCTTGAAGATATTTTGGATCTTGATATATCTATCAAAGGAACAtctgattttcttcactttgtCAGTGGTGGGAAAGTGGTACTTGGGTCTGTTCCATTGGCCCATAGGTATGGTGGTCATCAG tTCGGTAGCTGGGCAGGTCAGCTGGGTGATGGAAGAGCCCACTTGATTGGAGTATATACAAACAg GCATGGCGAGAGGTGGGAATTGCAGTTAAAAGGCTCGGGAAAGACCCCATATTCCAG GAATGGCGATGGAAGAGCTGTGCTTCGCTCTTCTGTGAGAGAGTTTTTGTGTAGCGAGGCCATGCACTATCTTGGAATTCCTACAAGCAGAGCTGctag CTTAGTTGTAAGTGATGATGATGTGTGGAGAGACCAGTTCTATAATGGAaatattaagaaagaaagag GTGCAATAGTGCTACGTCTTGCCAAATCGTGGTTTCGTATAGGATCCTTAGAAATTTTAGCTCATTCTGGGGAACTGGACTTACTCAG AAGATTGCTAGACTTTATCATCCAGGAACATTTTCCATCAATAGCCATGAATGATTCAAATAGATATCTG GAATTTTTCTCTACAGTCGTATCGGAGACTGCAAATCTGATTGCATTGTGGATGTCTGTGGGGTTTGCACATG GTGTGTGCAATACAGATAACTTTAGTTTATTATCCATAACAATAGATTATGGTCCATTTGGATTTATGGACTCCTATGACCCAA attttgttccaaacacatctgATGATGAAAGTAGGTATAAAATAGGAAACCAGGCAAATGTTGGGCTGTTTAATCTGAGCAAGCTGTTACAAGCTCTAAAACCTTTACTGGATCCCAGACAAAAGCAGCT aGCTTCCCAGATTTTGGAGGGGTATGGTGAGCACTATTACACCCG tttcacagaactattcaaaacaaaattggGCCTTCTTGGGGAGAATAAGGATGATAACTATTTGATTGCTTTCCTCCTAAAA CTTATGGAAGATACAAAGGCTGATTTTACAATGACATTTCGACAGCTCAGTGAAATTACTGAAGACCAGCTAAAGGAGCTCCATATTCCTGAG ctgtgA
- the LOC102057249 gene encoding protein adenylyltransferase SelO isoform X2 codes for MWWPPWLAAWLAWVCGAGAGRTAPLCASGGLCPAALGPNASQPGPGRCPPRRGATQLCAWALSSGSLLDPFPIDVIQENYVRNVRNCIFSIVYPTPFKSRVRLVAVSKEVLEDILDLDISIKGTSDFLHFVSGGKVVLGSVPLAHRYGGHQFGSWAGQLGDGRAHLIGVYTNRHGERWELQLKGSGKTPYSRNGDGRAVLRSSVREFLCSEAMHYLGIPTSRAASLVVSDDDVWRDQFYNGNIKKERVLEVPALFKEFCLPYYRRLLDFIIQEHFPSIAMNDSNRYLEFFSTVVSETANLIALWMSVGFAHGVCNTDNFSLLSITIDYGPFGFMDSYDPNFVPNTSDDESRYKIGNQANVGLFNLSKLLQALKPLLDPRQKQLASQILEGYGEHYYTRFTELFKTKLGLLGENKDDNYLIAFLLKLMEDTKADFTMTFRQLSEITEDQLKELHIPEEFWALQDLGKHKFFSEWVTMYLLRLSHNKGDSDTKRRTRMTTVNPRYILRNWMAESAVKKANLNDFSEVHLLQKTLQHPFRRQQAAETAGYSLRPPAWAKDLKVSCSS; via the exons ATGTGGTGGCCCCCCTGGCTGGCCGCCTGGCTGGCCTGGGTCtgtggggccggggccgggcgcaCCGCGCCGCTCTGCGCCTCGGGCGGGCTCTGCCCGGCCGCGCTGGGCCCGAACGCCTCgcagccggggccgggccgctgcccgccgcgccgcggggccACCCAGCTCTGCGCCTGGGCCCTCTCCTCCGGCAGCCTCCTGG ATCCTTTTCCAATTGATGTGATCCAGGAAAATTATGTCCGTAATgtgagaaactgcattttttcaatTGTCTATCCTACACCTTTTAAATCTAGAGTTCGTCTTGTAGCTGTTTCAAAG GAAGTTCTTGAAGATATTTTGGATCTTGATATATCTATCAAAGGAACAtctgattttcttcactttgtCAGTGGTGGGAAAGTGGTACTTGGGTCTGTTCCATTGGCCCATAGGTATGGTGGTCATCAG tTCGGTAGCTGGGCAGGTCAGCTGGGTGATGGAAGAGCCCACTTGATTGGAGTATATACAAACAg GCATGGCGAGAGGTGGGAATTGCAGTTAAAAGGCTCGGGAAAGACCCCATATTCCAG GAATGGCGATGGAAGAGCTGTGCTTCGCTCTTCTGTGAGAGAGTTTTTGTGTAGCGAGGCCATGCACTATCTTGGAATTCCTACAAGCAGAGCTGctag CTTAGTTGTAAGTGATGATGATGTGTGGAGAGACCAGTTCTATAATGGAaatattaagaaagaaagag TTTTAGAGGTACCAGCTTTGTTTAAAGAATTCTGCCTCCCCTATTACAGAAGATTGCTAGACTTTATCATCCAGGAACATTTTCCATCAATAGCCATGAATGATTCAAATAGATATCTG GAATTTTTCTCTACAGTCGTATCGGAGACTGCAAATCTGATTGCATTGTGGATGTCTGTGGGGTTTGCACATG GTGTGTGCAATACAGATAACTTTAGTTTATTATCCATAACAATAGATTATGGTCCATTTGGATTTATGGACTCCTATGACCCAA attttgttccaaacacatctgATGATGAAAGTAGGTATAAAATAGGAAACCAGGCAAATGTTGGGCTGTTTAATCTGAGCAAGCTGTTACAAGCTCTAAAACCTTTACTGGATCCCAGACAAAAGCAGCT aGCTTCCCAGATTTTGGAGGGGTATGGTGAGCACTATTACACCCG tttcacagaactattcaaaacaaaattggGCCTTCTTGGGGAGAATAAGGATGATAACTATTTGATTGCTTTCCTCCTAAAA CTTATGGAAGATACAAAGGCTGATTTTACAATGACATTTCGACAGCTCAGTGAAATTACTGAAGACCAGCTAAAGGAGCTCCATATTCCTGAG GAATTCTGGGCCCTCCAGGATCTTGGTAAACACAAGTTCTTTTCAGAATGGGTTACTATGTACCTCTTGCGATTAAGTCA TAACAAGGGTGATTCAGACACCAAGAGAAGAACAAGAATGACAA CTGTTAATCCTAGATACATACTTAGGAATTGGATGGCAGAATCAGCAGTGAAAAAAGCTAATCTGAATGATTTCTCAgag GTTCATCTCCTACAGAAGACTTTACAACATCCCTTTcggaggcagcaggctgcagagacAGCAGGCTACTCCCTGCGCCCCCCAGCTTGGGCTAAGGATCTTAAAGTAAGCTGTTCATCCTGA
- the LOC102057249 gene encoding protein adenylyltransferase SelO isoform X3 produces MAWPVIWNPFPIDVIQENYVRNVRNCIFSIVYPTPFKSRVRLVAVSKEVLEDILDLDISIKGTSDFLHFVSGGKVVLGSVPLAHRYGGHQFGSWAGQLGDGRAHLIGVYTNRHGERWELQLKGSGKTPYSRNGDGRAVLRSSVREFLCSEAMHYLGIPTSRAASLVVSDDDVWRDQFYNGNIKKERGAIVLRLAKSWFRIGSLEILAHSGELDLLRRLLDFIIQEHFPSIAMNDSNRYLEFFSTVVSETANLIALWMSVGFAHGVCNTDNFSLLSITIDYGPFGFMDSYDPNFVPNTSDDESRYKIGNQANVGLFNLSKLLQALKPLLDPRQKQLASQILEGYGEHYYTRFTELFKTKLGLLGENKDDNYLIAFLLKLMEDTKADFTMTFRQLSEITEDQLKELHIPEEFWALQDLGKHKFFSEWVTMYLLRLSHNKGDSDTKRRTRMTTVNPRYILRNWMAESAVKKANLNDFSEVHLLQKTLQHPFRRQQAAETAGYSLRPPAWAKDLKVSCSS; encoded by the exons ATGGCCTGGCCTGTCATTTGGA ATCCTTTTCCAATTGATGTGATCCAGGAAAATTATGTCCGTAATgtgagaaactgcattttttcaatTGTCTATCCTACACCTTTTAAATCTAGAGTTCGTCTTGTAGCTGTTTCAAAG GAAGTTCTTGAAGATATTTTGGATCTTGATATATCTATCAAAGGAACAtctgattttcttcactttgtCAGTGGTGGGAAAGTGGTACTTGGGTCTGTTCCATTGGCCCATAGGTATGGTGGTCATCAG tTCGGTAGCTGGGCAGGTCAGCTGGGTGATGGAAGAGCCCACTTGATTGGAGTATATACAAACAg GCATGGCGAGAGGTGGGAATTGCAGTTAAAAGGCTCGGGAAAGACCCCATATTCCAG GAATGGCGATGGAAGAGCTGTGCTTCGCTCTTCTGTGAGAGAGTTTTTGTGTAGCGAGGCCATGCACTATCTTGGAATTCCTACAAGCAGAGCTGctag CTTAGTTGTAAGTGATGATGATGTGTGGAGAGACCAGTTCTATAATGGAaatattaagaaagaaagag GTGCAATAGTGCTACGTCTTGCCAAATCGTGGTTTCGTATAGGATCCTTAGAAATTTTAGCTCATTCTGGGGAACTGGACTTACTCAG AAGATTGCTAGACTTTATCATCCAGGAACATTTTCCATCAATAGCCATGAATGATTCAAATAGATATCTG GAATTTTTCTCTACAGTCGTATCGGAGACTGCAAATCTGATTGCATTGTGGATGTCTGTGGGGTTTGCACATG GTGTGTGCAATACAGATAACTTTAGTTTATTATCCATAACAATAGATTATGGTCCATTTGGATTTATGGACTCCTATGACCCAA attttgttccaaacacatctgATGATGAAAGTAGGTATAAAATAGGAAACCAGGCAAATGTTGGGCTGTTTAATCTGAGCAAGCTGTTACAAGCTCTAAAACCTTTACTGGATCCCAGACAAAAGCAGCT aGCTTCCCAGATTTTGGAGGGGTATGGTGAGCACTATTACACCCG tttcacagaactattcaaaacaaaattggGCCTTCTTGGGGAGAATAAGGATGATAACTATTTGATTGCTTTCCTCCTAAAA CTTATGGAAGATACAAAGGCTGATTTTACAATGACATTTCGACAGCTCAGTGAAATTACTGAAGACCAGCTAAAGGAGCTCCATATTCCTGAG GAATTCTGGGCCCTCCAGGATCTTGGTAAACACAAGTTCTTTTCAGAATGGGTTACTATGTACCTCTTGCGATTAAGTCA TAACAAGGGTGATTCAGACACCAAGAGAAGAACAAGAATGACAA CTGTTAATCCTAGATACATACTTAGGAATTGGATGGCAGAATCAGCAGTGAAAAAAGCTAATCTGAATGATTTCTCAgag GTTCATCTCCTACAGAAGACTTTACAACATCCCTTTcggaggcagcaggctgcagagacAGCAGGCTACTCCCTGCGCCCCCCAGCTTGGGCTAAGGATCTTAAAGTAAGCTGTTCATCCTGA